A portion of the Flavobacteriales bacterium genome contains these proteins:
- a CDS encoding tail fiber domain-containing protein gives MKNKLKIYCLTALLSVTSLMGYAQAPNSSSLVRLHNVTTSQMNGISNPLTGTLVYNTTQNSVYQRSSNAWVKLRQTLSINGDQLSISDGNTVSIPTLNIADGTQATNSLYCNGSAWVENNILSIHLPGVSSYSGSSGRVGINTQTPDQTLTVNGNASKIGGGSWLTFSDRRVKKNIVSYHKGIEEVMQIKPVRFQYNSLSGYEDTTSQFVGVIAQEIERLLPNTVSQFDDSQGASGLSDKRTFDSSEIIWLLVNAVKDLDKKNKELLRKLEEKN, from the coding sequence ATGAAAAATAAGCTTAAAATATACTGCCTAACGGCTTTACTAAGTGTGACAAGCCTAATGGGATATGCCCAAGCCCCCAATTCCAGTAGTTTGGTACGCCTACATAATGTAACCACCAGTCAAATGAATGGTATAAGTAACCCTTTAACAGGCACTTTGGTCTATAACACTACCCAAAATTCGGTCTACCAACGTAGCTCAAACGCTTGGGTAAAGCTTCGCCAAACCCTTTCCATAAACGGCGACCAACTAAGCATTAGCGATGGGAATACCGTAAGTATTCCAACCCTAAATATTGCCGATGGTACTCAGGCCACCAATAGCCTATATTGCAATGGTTCGGCTTGGGTAGAAAACAATATTTTAAGCATTCACTTACCCGGTGTTTCCTCTTATTCGGGTAGTAGTGGTCGAGTGGGTATCAATACCCAAACCCCTGACCAAACCCTTACCGTAAATGGAAACGCCTCCAAAATAGGTGGTGGCTCCTGGCTCACCTTCTCCGACCGTAGAGTAAAAAAGAATATTGTTAGCTACCACAAAGGCATCGAAGAAGTCATGCAAATAAAACCGGTCCGTTTTCAGTACAACAGTCTATCTGGCTATGAAGATACCACCAGTCAATTTGTAGGAGTTATTGCCCAAGAAATAGAACGGTTGTTGCCCAATACTGTAAGTCAATTTGACGATAGCCAAGGAGCTAGTGGCTTGTCAGACAAACGCACTTTCGATTCCTCAGAAATTATCTGGCTACTAGTCAATGCCGTTAAAGATTTGGACAAGAAAAACAAAGAGTTACTGCGTAAATTAGAGGAGAAAAACTAA
- a CDS encoding DUF3817 domain-containing protein, with protein sequence MKKFFRLITLLEGLSYILLLFIAVPLKYGGGDDFLVKILGMPHGILFMLYLALAFYLKDSYQWKWGQTAIVFLASIVPFGTFYVDRKYLKDK encoded by the coding sequence ATGAAAAAATTCTTTCGTCTAATTACCCTATTAGAAGGGCTATCCTACATACTATTGCTTTTTATTGCTGTGCCTTTGAAATATGGTGGCGGCGATGATTTTCTAGTCAAAATATTAGGTATGCCTCACGGTATTTTATTCATGCTTTATTTAGCATTAGCCTTTTATTTGAAAGATAGTTACCAATGGAAATGGGGACAAACGGCCATAGTTTTTTTAGCGTCTATTGTTCCTTTCGGCACTTTTTATGTGGACAGGAAGTACTTAAAAGACAAGTAA
- the lepA gene encoding elongation factor 4 has protein sequence MKHIRNFCIIAHIDHGKSTLADRLLEFTGAVTEREAQNQLLDDMDLERERGITIKSHAIQMEYSLNGTDYILNLIDTPGHVDFSYEVSRSIAACEGALLIVDAAQGIQAQTISNLYLALENDLEIIPVLNKIDLPSADPEVVKDQIIDLIGCKDEEIIPASAKTGLGIDDILHAIVERVPAPKGDVNAPLQAMIFDSVYNSFRGIEAYFKIINGTINKGDEVQFMATGKSYFADEIGALRLKQKPMKALSAGEVGYLISGIKDAREVKVGDTITLKKNPSQDAVQGFEDVKPMVFAGIYPVDTEDYEELRSSMEKLQLNDASLTFEPESSAALGFGFRCGFLGMLHMEIIQERLEREFDMTVITTVPNVSYFAYTTAGEKMSIHNPSDLPDPSSMDYVEEPFIKAQIITKSDYVGAVMSLCIEKRGILTNQVYLTTDRVELSFEMPLGEIVFDFYDKLKSISRGYASFDYFPLEYRRSNLAKLDILLNGDQVDALSALIHRDNAYTLGKKICLKLRELIPRQQFDIAIQSAIGSKIISRETVKAVRKDVTARCYGGDITRKRKLLEKQKKGKKKMRQIGSVEVPQSAFMAVLKLDD, from the coding sequence ATGAAACACATTCGAAATTTCTGTATCATTGCTCATATCGACCACGGAAAAAGTACGTTGGCGGATAGGCTATTGGAGTTTACTGGAGCAGTAACTGAGAGGGAAGCGCAGAACCAATTGCTTGACGATATGGATTTGGAGCGTGAACGAGGAATTACCATCAAGAGTCATGCTATACAAATGGAATACTCTTTAAATGGCACAGACTATATCTTAAATCTTATTGACACCCCTGGACATGTCGATTTTTCGTATGAGGTGTCACGATCCATAGCAGCTTGTGAAGGCGCTTTACTTATCGTAGATGCGGCACAAGGCATTCAAGCCCAAACCATTTCTAATTTGTATTTGGCACTGGAAAACGATTTAGAAATTATACCTGTCCTCAATAAAATAGATTTGCCTTCAGCAGATCCAGAAGTGGTAAAAGACCAAATTATAGACCTTATCGGATGTAAAGATGAAGAGATTATTCCTGCCTCAGCCAAAACAGGCTTAGGTATTGACGATATTTTACACGCTATTGTTGAGCGTGTACCAGCCCCTAAAGGTGATGTAAATGCACCCCTTCAAGCCATGATATTTGATTCGGTATACAATTCATTTAGAGGAATTGAAGCCTATTTCAAAATTATAAACGGAACGATTAACAAAGGCGATGAAGTGCAGTTTATGGCAACAGGCAAAAGCTATTTTGCTGATGAAATAGGGGCGTTGAGACTCAAACAAAAACCCATGAAAGCCTTATCGGCAGGCGAGGTGGGTTATCTTATCTCTGGAATTAAAGATGCTCGAGAAGTTAAGGTCGGGGATACTATTACTCTTAAGAAAAACCCTTCACAAGATGCTGTGCAAGGATTTGAAGATGTAAAACCCATGGTCTTTGCTGGAATTTACCCTGTAGACACAGAGGACTATGAAGAGCTACGTAGCTCTATGGAAAAGCTTCAGCTTAACGATGCATCCCTGACTTTTGAGCCTGAATCTTCGGCAGCATTGGGCTTTGGTTTCCGTTGCGGATTCCTTGGAATGTTGCACATGGAAATTATCCAAGAACGTTTGGAAAGGGAATTTGATATGACGGTAATTACTACCGTGCCTAACGTATCCTATTTTGCTTACACTACAGCCGGAGAAAAGATGTCTATTCATAACCCTTCAGATTTGCCAGATCCTTCTTCCATGGATTATGTAGAAGAGCCGTTTATCAAAGCACAAATCATAACCAAATCAGACTACGTAGGGGCGGTAATGTCTTTGTGTATCGAAAAACGAGGGATACTCACCAATCAAGTGTATTTGACCACCGACAGAGTAGAGTTGTCTTTCGAAATGCCATTGGGTGAAATTGTCTTTGATTTTTACGACAAACTAAAAAGTATTTCAAGAGGATATGCCTCATTTGATTATTTCCCGCTAGAGTACAGACGTTCCAACTTAGCCAAGCTGGACATACTATTGAATGGCGACCAAGTGGACGCTCTCTCTGCACTTATTCATCGTGATAACGCTTACACATTAGGTAAAAAGATTTGCCTTAAACTTAGAGAGTTGATACCACGTCAGCAGTTTGATATTGCTATACAGTCAGCCATTGGTTCAAAAATTATTTCTAGAGAAACAGTAAAAGCTGTACGAAAAGACGTTACTGCCCGTTGCTATGGAGGGGATATTACCAGAAAAAGAAAGCTACTCGAAAAACAGAAAAAAGGAAAGAAAAAAATGAGACAGATTGGAAGCGTCGAAGTGCCGCAATCTGCTTTTATGGCCGTTTTAAAATTAGACGACTAA
- a CDS encoding YebC/PmpR family DNA-binding transcriptional regulator translates to MGRAFEFRKARKMKRWSAMAKTFTRIGKDISMAVKEGGPNPETNSRLRAIIQNAKSANMPKENVERAIKKASGSDSANYVEMSLEGYAPHGIAVFVECTTDNNNRTVANVRSYFNKCEGNLGTNGSLEFIFDRKAVFTFSQSQVEMDLEELEMELIDAGLEELENDEGTLTVTTDFTDFSNMQKQLESLNIELESSELQRFPNNTKALELEDAKLVLKLIDKLEEDEDVQNVFHNMEMGEELMAQLDD, encoded by the coding sequence ATGGGAAGAGCATTCGAATTTAGAAAAGCCCGAAAAATGAAACGTTGGTCTGCCATGGCAAAGACCTTTACACGAATCGGTAAAGACATCTCCATGGCTGTTAAAGAGGGTGGCCCTAACCCTGAGACGAATTCACGACTAAGAGCAATTATCCAAAATGCCAAGTCGGCGAACATGCCCAAAGAAAATGTTGAACGAGCCATTAAAAAAGCCTCAGGTTCAGACTCTGCCAATTATGTAGAGATGAGTTTGGAAGGCTATGCGCCACATGGTATTGCTGTTTTTGTAGAATGCACCACCGACAACAACAACAGAACGGTTGCCAATGTGCGTTCCTATTTCAACAAATGTGAAGGCAACTTAGGCACTAATGGATCTTTGGAATTTATCTTTGACCGCAAGGCCGTATTCACCTTTTCTCAATCACAAGTTGAAATGGATTTAGAAGAGCTAGAAATGGAGCTAATAGATGCTGGACTCGAAGAACTAGAAAACGACGAAGGAACCCTTACCGTAACCACAGACTTCACCGACTTTAGCAATATGCAAAAGCAATTAGAGAGCTTGAACATAGAACTTGAAAGCTCAGAATTACAACGCTTTCCAAACAACACCAAAGCCTTAGAGTTAGAAGATGCTAAATTAGTACTCAAACTTATCGACAAACTCGAAGAAGATGAAGATGTGCAAAATGTCTTTCATAATATGGAGATGGGAGAAGAATTAATGGCTCAACTTGACGACTAA
- a CDS encoding PKD domain-containing protein: MWVTFGGTWNPSNKVYHSTDGGNNWTNITYNLPNVSVNCVTVDVDNNRTFVGTDLGVYRRNGIATSWTNYNLNSLPNVIVKDLEINDTNHFLYAGTFGRGVWKISIAENIAPTAEFSANPTEICANQSIQFTDESVGGPTSWSWNFGDGTTNSTLQNPTHTYTSSGTYTVILIVTNSSDSHARIRTNYITVHPASSTQTLNVTACEEYVYTGGATPVTYTASGTYTIVSNGGCLTTTLNLTIEDPPQPTYTSISACGSYTWSENGQTYTSSGFYEYVEPPTTTGGCSSGHTLNLNIIPHITENVTACDSYTVGGVNRISSGTYYETSTNPTCTTKTVNLTINQTPATIVQNITQCDSYTWPVNGETYTQSGTYHYTEVGGASNGCDQKYTLNLTINSAFDINNLVPISACDSYTWPINGETYTQSGVYSTVLTDANGCEYTETLNLSIYHNSSQEHSVVECFEYTWPINGQSYTNSGTYTATVTALGGCVVTHTLHLTLNNANTQTFTETATGSFTWLGDTYYCSGTYTNTINGPNGCTITAILNLTINNPLYDVETVTECDSYYWNFNQTNYTSSGYYLHPFNISGCNTNKALDLTINNSTSSLTNVNAGDSYTWNGETYYCSGTYSKTFTNSTGCDSIATLNLNLNNGW, translated from the coding sequence ATTTGGGTCACTTTTGGAGGCACATGGAACCCCAGTAACAAAGTGTATCATTCTACCGATGGAGGTAATAACTGGACAAATATTACATACAATCTGCCCAATGTCAGCGTTAATTGCGTGACGGTTGATGTGGACAATAACCGCACATTTGTGGGTACTGACTTAGGGGTTTACCGTAGAAATGGAATTGCTACGTCTTGGACCAACTATAATTTAAATTCCTTGCCCAATGTAATCGTTAAAGATTTAGAAATTAACGACACCAACCATTTCCTATATGCCGGCACCTTTGGCAGAGGGGTTTGGAAAATATCCATTGCAGAAAACATCGCCCCAACTGCTGAGTTTTCGGCTAACCCTACAGAAATTTGTGCCAATCAAAGCATACAGTTTACCGATGAATCGGTGGGTGGACCTACCTCTTGGAGTTGGAATTTTGGAGATGGTACTACTAATTCTACTTTACAAAATCCTACACACACATACACGAGCTCTGGCACCTATACTGTCATACTAATCGTTACAAATAGTTCTGATAGTCATGCCAGAATCAGAACAAATTATATTACTGTTCACCCTGCCTCAAGCACCCAAACCTTAAATGTAACTGCTTGTGAAGAATACGTATATACTGGTGGTGCTACTCCTGTGACATATACAGCCTCTGGCACTTATACCATTGTAAGTAATGGGGGTTGTTTAACCACTACTTTAAACTTGACCATTGAAGACCCTCCACAACCCACCTACACTTCAATAAGTGCCTGTGGCTCCTATACTTGGTCTGAAAATGGGCAAACCTACACTAGCTCGGGCTTTTACGAATACGTTGAACCGCCAACAACAACTGGAGGATGTAGTTCAGGACACACACTAAACTTGAATATTATTCCACATATCACCGAAAATGTTACTGCCTGTGATTCTTATACGGTAGGTGGAGTAAACCGCATTTCTAGTGGCACCTATTACGAAACATCAACAAACCCCACTTGTACGACTAAAACCGTAAACCTTACCATTAACCAAACTCCCGCCACCATAGTGCAAAATATCACACAATGCGATAGCTATACTTGGCCTGTTAACGGAGAGACTTATACTCAAAGTGGTACGTACCACTATACCGAAGTTGGGGGGGCAAGTAATGGTTGTGACCAAAAATACACTCTAAATTTAACCATCAATTCTGCATTTGATATTAATAATTTAGTTCCTATATCAGCTTGCGATTCCTATACTTGGCCCATTAATGGAGAAACTTACACCCAAAGTGGGGTTTATTCTACTGTACTTACTGATGCCAATGGTTGTGAATATACCGAAACACTAAACCTTTCAATCTATCACAACTCTTCTCAAGAACACTCCGTAGTTGAATGTTTTGAATACACTTGGCCCATTAATGGGCAGAGTTATACTAATTCTGGAACATATACCGCTACAGTTACCGCTTTAGGCGGTTGTGTTGTAACGCATACACTGCACCTAACTTTGAATAATGCAAATACTCAAACCTTTACTGAAACTGCTACAGGCTCATTCACTTGGTTAGGCGATACCTACTATTGTTCTGGAACTTATACTAACACTATTAATGGTCCGAATGGATGTACAATTACAGCTATTTTAAATCTTACTATTAATAACCCTCTTTATGATGTTGAAACTGTAACGGAATGCGATAGTTACTATTGGAATTTTAACCAAACTAATTACACTAGCTCTGGTTATTATTTACACCCATTCAATATCAGCGGATGTAACACCAATAAAGCACTTGACTTGACTATTAATAACAGTACGTCTTCTTTAACCAATGTTAATGCTGGTGATTCCTATACCTGGAATGGAGAAACCTACTACTGTTCAGGGACCTATTCCAAAACTTTCACTAATTCTACAGGTTGTGACAGTATCGCCACTCTCAATCTAAACTTAAATAATGGCTGGTAA
- a CDS encoding tail fiber domain-containing protein, which translates to MKKTLILLMIGIFGQSYAQVNTSLLQLKNTNGSQMNGVANPLDGSVLFGTADSSLFQRDSDEWIQLRQKLRVCNDQLSILNGNSVSLTNFLPIRTGETMSWDGDKWKSDSLLSILDRYGEHTNYVHNGGVLTHSFINNALDIIIDDDIGYITSYSGGLEIFDASDLNNLSHISGIQGVSSPQSATFFGANEIEKVNDDYLLVNVHSYLHVIDISDISNPSIVHTVNLGNAVGFGNMSYHNGFVYLHYGITGLNGRIKTYTLDLSGPSLTLVNDIPAPNVYYTFTSYPPSTGEMLVHGEYLVTFRENSDVQDDHLAFYDISNPSAPSFIGTHSMSGIKSITAHNNHLFISYLKNNVEDYLGGIKTIRLSDLSVVSDISPNNTSASVFYDNASTSLRVFENRLFVYSALGSGTYFPLLRCFDITDPANPTIIFEQVFQSTAMTSARKYILTPTHLVLLSSSNVKTYEKVNREHGICINTKNILNSLDVNGNTSKQGGGNWLGYSDKRLKKNIKPYTKGLDVIRNINPYQFNYRSNSSYSDTTSTFTGVLAQEMQYILPESVQTVKNGKGELKNTLQFDSSSILYNLINALQEIKKEQDLIEHKINTQ; encoded by the coding sequence ATGAAAAAGACGCTAATACTACTTATGATTGGAATTTTTGGGCAAAGCTACGCCCAAGTAAACACCAGTCTGTTGCAACTCAAGAACACCAATGGCTCCCAAATGAATGGAGTGGCTAATCCGCTAGACGGCTCTGTGCTTTTTGGCACTGCAGACTCCTCTCTATTCCAAAGAGACAGTGATGAATGGATTCAGCTTAGACAAAAACTTAGGGTCTGTAATGATCAACTTAGTATTTTAAATGGTAACTCCGTCTCTTTGACAAATTTTCTGCCAATCAGAACTGGAGAAACAATGTCATGGGATGGTGATAAATGGAAAAGCGATTCTTTATTGTCAATACTTGATCGCTATGGCGAACACACAAATTATGTGCATAACGGAGGAGTATTAACCCATTCCTTCATAAATAATGCATTAGATATAATAATTGATGACGATATCGGATATATAACATCTTATAGTGGAGGACTAGAAATTTTTGATGCTAGTGACTTAAATAATTTAAGTCACATCTCTGGAATACAAGGAGTGTCTTCGCCGCAATCTGCTACTTTTTTTGGTGCAAACGAAATAGAAAAAGTTAATGACGATTATCTATTAGTTAACGTGCATAGTTACCTTCATGTTATAGATATCTCCGACATATCTAACCCAAGTATTGTACACACTGTAAATTTAGGAAATGCAGTAGGCTTTGGTAATATGTCATACCATAATGGTTTTGTATATTTACATTATGGAATCACTGGACTCAATGGTAGAATAAAAACTTACACCTTAGATTTAAGCGGTCCGTCACTAACATTAGTTAACGACATTCCAGCGCCTAATGTCTACTATACTTTTACATCATACCCTCCATCTACTGGAGAGATGCTAGTACATGGTGAGTATCTAGTTACATTTAGGGAGAACTCTGATGTTCAAGATGACCATCTGGCATTTTACGACATAAGCAATCCTAGTGCTCCTTCATTTATTGGGACTCATTCAATGTCAGGGATAAAATCTATTACTGCTCATAATAATCATCTATTTATTTCTTATCTAAAGAATAATGTTGAAGACTATTTAGGGGGCATAAAAACGATAAGACTATCAGACTTAAGTGTTGTTAGCGATATCTCTCCCAATAACACTTCTGCTTCTGTTTTTTACGATAATGCCTCTACAAGCCTTAGGGTTTTTGAGAATAGACTATTCGTCTATTCAGCTTTGGGGTCTGGCACATATTTTCCATTATTACGATGTTTCGACATCACTGACCCTGCAAACCCTACAATTATATTTGAACAAGTTTTTCAATCAACTGCAATGACTAGTGCTCGAAAATATATACTTACACCAACTCATTTAGTATTGCTTAGCTCATCAAATGTTAAAACCTATGAAAAGGTAAATCGAGAGCATGGAATTTGTATTAACACAAAAAATATTTTAAATAGTTTAGATGTCAACGGTAATACCAGTAAACAAGGCGGTGGCAATTGGTTGGGTTATTCGGATAAACGCCTTAAAAAGAACATTAAGCCCTATACCAAAGGCTTAGATGTTATTCGCAACATAAATCCCTATCAGTTCAATTACCGTTCCAACTCAAGCTACAGCGATACGACAAGCACCTTTACAGGAGTTCTGGCACAAGAAATGCAATACATACTGCCCGAAAGTGTGCAAACCGTAAAAAATGGCAAAGGAGAGCTCAAGAATACCTTGCAATTTGATTCTTCTTCTATCTTGTATAACCTCATTAATGCCCTTCAAGAAATAAAAAAGGAGCAAGACCTCATAGAACATAAAATTAACACCCAATAA
- a CDS encoding CotH kinase family protein produces MFRCLAILLFVGLSSPLKSQIVLNEIVSKNESGLFNDFQRYSDWIELYNTTEDSVLLNTYYLTDDPTNTYKWQLPKRYLNGQSHIVIYASEEDGDLHCNFKISSQGEALYLSHIKSGVVDSFPAVPLLDDQAFGRFPDGQAQMGILNMPSPNAANDTIARGFSLLYFSHHNAFQKNPFELEILASNPQATIHFTITGETPTANSPQYLKPLPLRQLDTKPNSISEIPTAENWYPPKENIYKGHTIRVAAFLEGIQISKVYTKTYFVDENISDRYSFPIVSLVSPNANLFENEHGIYVKGQNTNYSQRGREWERPVHFEYFDRNGNLQIQQELGLRTYGNKGRTLAQKSLLLYARNSYGKKRLKHAFFEDKNKDSFKRIILRSASSNDWKNTLFKNELAQKIVAELNLEHPASQEVIVFVNGSYWGIHHLNERMDEYFIEDYMGVEQIDLLSADANIEEGSNADFLSLKNYLQTNDLSQEVHYTQVSNWIDIDNLIDYYCTQLFLANTDWPHNNIKFWKAQKDGKWRWLFFDCDECMSYENYELLGDFMSAQGVRQDFPEWSTELMHHLFKNEHFKQGFRSRFNELLESTFSTQNLMNHINETKAVYAPEVNEHCMRWSTPNDINDWQEAVKGLYSFAAIRPTVMKEQLNDYFGVPFSLYPNPTNGLLKIDLAVQDNHFEGLSIKNSLGKEVMRFSQKWSNPINLHHLKPGVYLVGIQLEGHHYTQRLLVF; encoded by the coding sequence ATGTTTCGTTGCCTTGCCATATTACTTTTTGTTGGTTTAAGTAGTCCACTGAAAAGCCAAATTGTACTGAACGAAATCGTATCTAAAAATGAAAGCGGTTTGTTCAACGACTTTCAAAGATATTCGGATTGGATAGAGCTCTATAATACAACTGAGGACAGTGTATTATTGAATACTTATTATTTGACTGATGACCCTACTAATACTTACAAATGGCAACTTCCAAAGCGTTATCTAAACGGACAATCGCATATAGTCATTTATGCTAGCGAAGAAGACGGCGATTTGCACTGCAATTTCAAAATTAGTAGCCAAGGGGAAGCCCTTTATCTCAGCCATATTAAGAGTGGAGTGGTAGACTCTTTCCCTGCTGTTCCTCTTCTTGACGACCAAGCCTTTGGCAGATTTCCCGACGGTCAAGCACAAATGGGAATATTAAATATGCCAAGCCCCAATGCAGCAAACGATACAATAGCACGAGGTTTTAGCCTGTTGTACTTTTCACACCACAATGCCTTTCAAAAAAACCCCTTTGAATTAGAAATTCTGGCTTCCAACCCTCAAGCCACTATTCACTTTACAATCACTGGCGAAACTCCTACGGCAAATTCTCCTCAATACCTCAAGCCTTTGCCGCTAAGGCAATTAGACACTAAACCCAATAGTATTTCAGAAATTCCAACTGCCGAGAATTGGTATCCGCCAAAAGAGAATATCTACAAAGGACATACCATTAGAGTAGCTGCTTTTTTAGAGGGAATACAAATCAGTAAAGTTTATACCAAAACCTATTTTGTGGATGAAAATATATCCGATAGGTATAGCTTCCCAATAGTGTCATTAGTTAGTCCAAATGCTAATTTGTTTGAAAATGAGCACGGCATTTATGTGAAAGGACAAAACACCAACTACTCACAAAGAGGAAGGGAATGGGAACGCCCCGTTCATTTCGAATATTTTGACCGTAACGGTAATTTGCAAATTCAACAAGAGCTCGGTTTACGTACCTACGGAAATAAAGGGCGAACATTGGCACAAAAATCTCTATTGCTATACGCTCGCAATAGCTACGGAAAAAAACGACTGAAACATGCCTTCTTTGAGGATAAAAATAAGGACTCTTTCAAAAGAATTATACTGCGGTCAGCCAGTTCTAACGACTGGAAAAACACCTTATTCAAAAACGAATTGGCTCAAAAAATTGTTGCAGAATTAAATTTAGAACATCCTGCATCACAAGAAGTAATTGTCTTTGTAAACGGTTCTTATTGGGGCATTCATCACCTCAACGAGCGTATGGACGAATACTTTATTGAGGATTATATGGGTGTTGAACAAATAGATTTACTCTCTGCCGATGCCAATATCGAAGAAGGTAGTAATGCCGATTTTTTAAGCCTAAAAAATTATCTACAAACAAATGACTTAAGTCAAGAGGTGCATTACACACAGGTGAGTAATTGGATAGATATTGATAACCTCATTGACTACTATTGCACCCAATTGTTTTTGGCAAATACGGATTGGCCGCACAACAACATCAAGTTCTGGAAAGCCCAAAAAGACGGGAAATGGCGGTGGTTATTTTTTGACTGTGACGAATGTATGAGTTATGAGAATTATGAACTTTTAGGCGATTTTATGTCCGCTCAAGGCGTTCGTCAGGATTTTCCAGAATGGTCGACCGAATTAATGCATCACCTTTTCAAAAATGAGCACTTCAAGCAAGGCTTTCGCTCCCGTTTTAATGAGCTGCTAGAATCTACATTCAGTACTCAAAACCTAATGAATCACATCAATGAAACAAAGGCTGTGTATGCTCCAGAAGTGAATGAACATTGCATGAGGTGGTCAACACCTAATGATATAAACGATTGGCAAGAAGCCGTGAAGGGTTTGTATTCTTTTGCTGCCATTCGCCCTACAGTAATGAAGGAGCAACTCAATGACTATTTTGGGGTACCTTTTAGCCTTTACCCTAATCCTACCAATGGTTTACTGAAGATTGACTTGGCTGTACAAGACAATCATTTTGAAGGTCTTTCCATAAAAAACAGCTTGGGTAAAGAGGTCATGAGATTTAGCCAAAAATGGAGCAATCCAATTAATCTACATCACTTAAAACCAGGAGTTTACTTAGTTGGAATTCAACTAGAAGGACACCATTACACTCAGCGTTTACTTGTCTTTTAA